A region of Chitinophaga horti DNA encodes the following proteins:
- the can gene encoding carbonate dehydratase produces MNPFDELLANNKVWAKEKVAADPDFFKRLSEQQAPKFLWIGCSDSRVPANEITNTQPGEIFVHRNVANMVVHTDLNLITVIEYAVNILKVEHILVVGHYGCGGVKAALTNKNYGIINRWLKHIKDVYRFHRDEIDAIPTEDGRTDRLVELNVVEQVMNLAKSNTIQEAWHRHQRPHLHGWVYGLKDGLINPVFHMEPGTHIDPIYEYDMD; encoded by the coding sequence ATGAACCCATTTGACGAATTACTCGCGAACAACAAAGTTTGGGCAAAAGAAAAGGTGGCGGCCGACCCCGACTTTTTCAAACGCCTCTCCGAACAACAGGCGCCAAAGTTCCTGTGGATCGGCTGTTCCGACAGTCGTGTACCCGCCAATGAGATTACCAATACCCAGCCGGGCGAAATATTCGTGCACCGCAATGTAGCGAACATGGTCGTGCACACCGATCTGAACCTGATCACCGTGATCGAATATGCCGTCAACATCCTGAAGGTGGAACACATCCTGGTGGTTGGCCACTACGGCTGTGGTGGCGTAAAAGCGGCACTCACCAACAAGAATTACGGCATCATCAACCGCTGGCTCAAACATATCAAAGACGTATACCGTTTTCACCGCGATGAGATCGACGCTATTCCTACCGAAGACGGGCGTACGGACAGGCTCGTAGAACTGAACGTGGTGGAGCAGGTGATGAACCTCGCGAAATCCAATACCATACAGGAGGCCTGGCATCGCCACCAGCGGCCGCATTTACACGGCTGGGTATATGGTTTAAAAGATGGGCTGATCAATCCTGTATTCCATATGGAGCCGGGCACGCACATCGATCCTATTTACGAGTACGATATGGATTAA
- a CDS encoding Tex family protein: protein MNAKHIELISSELGIAKKQAENTMNLLAEGSTVPFISRYRKEVTGSLDEVQIAKIEDLQKRYQEVDERRAFIIKTITEQDKMTPELLEKLEASWVLTELEDMYLPYKPKRKTRAMAAIEKGLEPLANLIMDQQETGALDEIIKGYLNEQVLTGDDALKGARDIIAERMNENAELRDKMRKLFNNTSKFTAKVIEGKEEEGVKYKDYFEFNEDITTIPSHRVLAILRGEAEGFLYGTIAPVEEDALEIINDQFVVKKNTPSGEQVAKAGTDAYKRLLRPSLENEFRAQAKERADAEAIEVFAENLRQLLLAAPLGPKAVIAIDPGYRTGCKVVALDNQGNMLDNDVIYPLEKNYKRDDAEHMLRKWVDKYDTAAIAVGNGTAGRETEEFVKKIDFGKKVIVFMVNESGASVYSASEVAREEFPDHDVTVRGAVSIGRRLIDPLAELVKIDPKAIGVGQYQHDVNQSHLKQSLDRVVISCVNNVGVNLNTASKHLLAYVSGLGPSLAENIVKYRKENGAFKNRKELKKVTRLGDKAFEQCAGFLRIENGDNPLDNSAVHPERYEVIEAMAAKQNCTVQELIGQTDLRKKINPKEYITEEVGLLTIEDIMKELEKPSRDPRDEIAIFEYAEGIKSMEDVKPGMQLPGVVTNITAFGAFVDIGVKQDGLVHISHLSNRFVSNPSEAVKLNQKVMVTVLEVDIARKRISLSMKDNEPAQGGGGQRRENNNRGGGNNNNNNRQPKKEAPLNDFQAKLLALKKKFD from the coding sequence ATGAATGCGAAACACATTGAGCTGATTTCCTCAGAACTGGGAATTGCGAAGAAGCAGGCAGAGAATACCATGAACCTGCTGGCCGAAGGCTCTACGGTGCCCTTCATCAGCCGTTACCGTAAAGAGGTGACCGGCAGCCTGGACGAGGTACAGATTGCCAAAATCGAGGACCTGCAGAAACGCTACCAGGAAGTAGACGAGCGTCGCGCTTTCATCATTAAAACAATTACCGAGCAGGATAAGATGACGCCGGAGTTGCTGGAAAAACTGGAAGCTTCGTGGGTACTGACCGAACTGGAAGACATGTACCTGCCGTACAAACCGAAACGTAAGACCCGCGCTATGGCCGCCATCGAGAAAGGTTTAGAGCCACTGGCCAACCTGATCATGGACCAGCAGGAAACCGGCGCGCTGGACGAGATCATCAAAGGTTACCTGAACGAACAGGTACTCACCGGCGATGATGCCCTCAAAGGCGCCCGCGACATTATCGCGGAACGTATGAACGAAAACGCCGAGCTGCGCGACAAAATGCGTAAACTCTTCAACAATACCTCCAAGTTCACCGCCAAAGTGATCGAGGGTAAAGAGGAAGAAGGCGTGAAATACAAAGACTATTTCGAATTCAACGAAGATATTACCACCATCCCCTCCCACCGTGTACTGGCCATCCTGCGCGGCGAAGCTGAAGGCTTCCTGTACGGCACCATTGCGCCGGTTGAAGAGGATGCGCTGGAAATCATCAACGACCAGTTCGTGGTGAAGAAAAACACCCCTTCCGGCGAACAGGTAGCAAAAGCCGGTACAGACGCTTACAAACGCCTGCTGCGCCCATCACTCGAAAACGAGTTCCGTGCCCAGGCAAAAGAACGTGCCGATGCGGAAGCGATCGAAGTATTTGCAGAAAACCTGCGCCAGTTGCTGCTTGCCGCTCCGTTAGGACCAAAAGCAGTGATCGCGATCGACCCGGGTTATCGTACAGGCTGTAAAGTAGTAGCGCTGGACAACCAGGGCAACATGCTGGACAATGACGTGATTTACCCGCTGGAAAAAAACTATAAACGCGACGATGCAGAACATATGCTGCGCAAGTGGGTAGACAAGTACGATACTGCTGCCATCGCAGTAGGTAATGGTACAGCTGGTCGCGAAACCGAGGAGTTCGTGAAAAAGATCGACTTCGGTAAAAAGGTAATCGTGTTCATGGTAAACGAAAGCGGTGCATCCGTTTATTCCGCATCAGAAGTGGCGCGTGAAGAGTTCCCTGATCATGACGTAACCGTACGTGGTGCAGTATCAATTGGCCGAAGGCTCATCGACCCGCTGGCGGAACTGGTGAAGATCGATCCGAAAGCAATCGGTGTAGGCCAGTACCAGCACGACGTAAACCAGAGCCACCTCAAACAAAGCCTCGACCGCGTGGTGATCAGCTGCGTTAACAACGTGGGCGTGAACCTTAACACCGCTTCCAAACACTTGCTGGCATACGTTTCCGGCCTGGGCCCTTCCCTGGCGGAAAACATCGTTAAATACCGCAAAGAGAACGGCGCTTTCAAAAACCGTAAGGAGCTGAAGAAAGTGACCCGCCTGGGTGATAAAGCGTTTGAACAGTGTGCAGGCTTCCTTCGCATCGAGAACGGCGATAACCCGCTGGACAACTCCGCTGTACACCCCGAGCGTTACGAAGTGATCGAGGCGATGGCTGCCAAACAGAACTGCACGGTGCAGGAACTGATCGGCCAGACCGATTTGCGTAAAAAGATCAACCCGAAAGAATATATCACCGAAGAAGTAGGTTTGCTCACGATCGAAGACATCATGAAAGAGCTGGAAAAGCCCAGCCGCGATCCTCGTGATGAAATCGCGATCTTCGAATATGCAGAAGGTATTAAGTCGATGGAAGATGTGAAACCCGGCATGCAACTGCCTGGCGTAGTAACGAACATCACCGCCTTCGGTGCGTTCGTTGATATTGGCGTGAAGCAGGATGGCCTCGTGCACATTTCGCACCTCTCTAACCGTTTCGTGAGCAACCCGAGCGAAGCCGTAAAACTGAACCAAAAAGTAATGGTCACCGTGCTGGAAGTGGATATCGCGCGTAAGCGTATCTCCCTTTCCATGAAGGACAACGAACCCGCGCAAGGTGGTGGCGGCCAGCGCCGGGAGAACAACAACCGCGGTGGTGGCAATAACAACAATAATAACAGGCAGCCTAAAAAAGAGGCGCCGCTGAACGACTTCCAGGCCAAGCTACTGGCGCTTAAGAAGAAGTTTGATTAA
- the mazG gene encoding nucleoside triphosphate pyrophosphohydrolase, with protein sequence MENKHSFSSLLTIMDDLREKCPWDRKQTIHSLRQQTIEELYELTDAITDTDWKSIREELGDLLLHIVFYAKIGKEQNQFSIDDVINGICEKLISRHPHIYGDVKVENEEEVKQNWEKLKLKEGKKSVLSGVPGSLPALVKAMRLQEKAKQVGFEWDNTDQVMDKVKEEMDELKAAIHTGKQDEIDEEFGDVLFSLVNYSRFLKVDAENALERTNKKFIRRFQRMEELANQRGQQLSDMSLQQMDDLWNDIKKTEKGVL encoded by the coding sequence ATGGAAAATAAGCACTCATTCAGCAGCCTGCTGACTATAATGGACGACCTCCGCGAGAAATGCCCCTGGGATCGCAAACAAACGATCCATAGCCTGCGGCAGCAAACCATCGAGGAATTGTACGAACTCACCGACGCTATTACCGACACCGACTGGAAGTCTATCCGCGAGGAGCTGGGCGACCTGTTGCTTCATATTGTGTTCTACGCCAAAATAGGCAAGGAACAAAACCAGTTTTCGATTGATGATGTGATCAACGGCATCTGCGAAAAGCTGATCTCCCGCCATCCGCACATTTATGGCGACGTTAAAGTGGAAAATGAGGAAGAAGTAAAACAGAATTGGGAAAAGCTCAAACTAAAAGAAGGTAAAAAGTCGGTACTAAGCGGCGTGCCCGGCTCGCTGCCTGCCCTTGTGAAGGCCATGCGCCTGCAGGAAAAAGCCAAACAAGTGGGCTTCGAGTGGGATAATACCGACCAGGTGATGGATAAAGTGAAAGAGGAAATGGACGAACTGAAAGCTGCCATCCATACCGGAAAACAGGACGAAATAGATGAGGAATTTGGGGATGTACTCTTCTCGCTCGTCAATTACAGCCGCTTTTTAAAGGTGGATGCGGAGAATGCACTCGAGCGCACGAACAAAAAGTTCATCCGCCGCTTCCAGCGGATGGAAGAACTGGCCAACCAGCGCGGCCAGCAGCTGAGTGATATGTCGTTACAGCAGATGGACGACCTTTGGAACGATATCAAGAAAACAGAAAAAGGAGTATTATAA
- a CDS encoding sensor histidine kinase: protein MARLDSKEIRLFFLRNGYLLIVAAWLFTFAFLFANFWSYYSSEDGVRQTLQNSINARQRSFDRIAADTQLVRSLMERTYTQEQLQRLYQKDLYIFAYDNRGGDSWETFWSTSMVKPLDLPLDPRPGSYFIKLNNGDYVMICRKVQPEQYLVGLIPVKMEYQIENDYLVNGFYKRPAISNEYSIHTSGPGKPVLSADTGSILFYLYHDLSGGRYPPSWISIALWSIGCICMLIFINQFATLLARKINPVWGFLFLLAVLFIGRVFTYLYAFPIDLRTLQLFDATIYARDDVFRSLGDLLLNVLLTFWLILFFREHVRTIKPPALEKTWQRWLVISFSGLIMFVVGQFYSDLVQSLVMDSQISFDVTNVFGLDQYSVVGSIVLGFIAISFLFFSQIVNYLLNQLTNFNYRSKYLFLAIVGLLWLAVNIYNDERVYDVAFMTWLLAYVILLDLLALRFEDTPSSVPFLFWMLVMTVTTSAVLVYHNNQKELEGRVKVAERLSKRKDVALESFLKDVNEKLAKDAMVQTFFKYRTRVAKEELRQQIDQKYFTGAYNNYRIDLYTFDQNHTPLYNDNAETMDEFDSFKTRTEKPLIADNNLYYEERSFNDYSYIGTREVREDSVLLGYLRFVLTPLVAQPERPFPSLLVEGSKTGQNDVSSMYSYAVYDKNILVNNNNDYPFPVKLYAADIPAMRDNVTYADEDSYSKLYYRPTPEKLVIIVKKDRSFVEFMTLFAYMFCLFLIIIAIYAVFDLLIKARMRWSQMKALLNINIRKKVQGTIIFVVVFAFIVLGVTTILFFINRYQTENAERLSRKINAVAHDLQTVFQHRLEFDEMEMIYDSLSRSVSKLAENHDVDLNLYDRDGNLRLTTQPLLSEKGLTANKINPIAYFELTRLNKVQFIQNERIGRMNFLSGYIPVRDGANILAYLNVPSFTTETELNNQISNFLVALINFNALILLIAGLLALFITNTITRSFSLVTDRLRSVNLGQHNDEIEWDKDDEIGLLVKEYNKMVRKLEVSAVKLARSEREGAWREMARQVAHEIKNPLTPMKLSIQYLQRAIANDSPNVKVLSQNVANTLVEQIEHLSNIASDFSAFAHIGQANSEEMSLNELLYSLTGLYQGHPGCAIEYEQPERQYTIFADKTQMNRLFTNLLQNAIQAMPEGKQDGLIRIMLRPSRMGHVTVSVVDNGHGIPADVQPKIFVPNFTTKSSGTGLGLAMCKNIVEQARGEIWFETEEGKGTTFFVKLPLIEE from the coding sequence TTGGCCCGTTTAGATTCAAAAGAGATCCGCTTATTCTTCCTGCGCAACGGTTACCTGTTGATCGTAGCCGCTTGGCTGTTTACGTTCGCCTTCCTGTTCGCCAACTTCTGGTCGTACTATTCTTCGGAAGATGGGGTGCGGCAGACGTTACAGAACAGCATTAATGCCAGGCAGCGTTCCTTCGATCGCATCGCCGCCGACACGCAGCTCGTGCGCAGTCTCATGGAGCGCACTTACACGCAGGAGCAGCTGCAGCGGCTTTACCAGAAGGATTTATACATCTTTGCGTATGATAACCGCGGTGGCGACTCCTGGGAAACGTTCTGGAGTACGAGCATGGTAAAACCGCTCGATCTGCCGCTCGATCCGCGGCCGGGCAGTTATTTCATCAAACTGAACAACGGCGATTATGTGATGATTTGCCGCAAAGTACAGCCAGAACAGTACCTGGTCGGGCTTATTCCTGTGAAAATGGAATACCAGATCGAGAACGACTACCTGGTAAATGGCTTCTACAAACGGCCGGCGATCAGTAATGAATATTCCATCCATACGAGTGGTCCGGGTAAGCCGGTGCTGAGCGCCGATACGGGCAGTATTCTCTTTTATCTCTACCATGACCTGAGCGGCGGTCGTTATCCACCGAGCTGGATCAGTATTGCTTTGTGGAGCATCGGTTGCATCTGCATGCTCATCTTCATTAATCAATTTGCTACTTTATTAGCCCGCAAGATCAATCCTGTATGGGGTTTCCTGTTTCTGCTGGCGGTATTGTTCATCGGTCGTGTATTCACCTATTTATATGCTTTTCCCATCGACCTGCGCACATTGCAGTTGTTCGATGCCACGATATATGCGCGTGACGATGTATTTCGATCGCTCGGCGACCTGTTGCTGAACGTGCTGCTTACCTTCTGGCTCATTTTGTTTTTCCGGGAACATGTGCGGACGATCAAACCGCCTGCTCTCGAAAAAACCTGGCAGCGCTGGCTGGTAATCAGCTTTTCGGGATTGATCATGTTCGTCGTAGGACAATTTTACTCCGACCTGGTGCAGTCGCTCGTAATGGACTCGCAAATATCGTTCGATGTAACCAACGTATTCGGCCTCGATCAATACAGCGTAGTAGGGTCCATCGTGTTGGGTTTTATCGCGATCAGTTTCCTGTTCTTTTCGCAGATTGTGAACTACCTGCTGAACCAGCTGACGAACTTCAACTATCGCAGTAAATACCTGTTCCTCGCTATCGTAGGACTATTATGGCTGGCGGTGAATATATACAATGACGAACGTGTGTACGATGTGGCCTTCATGACCTGGCTGCTCGCCTACGTGATCCTGCTTGACCTGCTGGCTCTGCGTTTTGAGGATACGCCCAGCTCCGTACCGTTCCTGTTCTGGATGCTCGTCATGACTGTCACCACTTCCGCCGTATTGGTGTATCACAATAACCAGAAGGAACTGGAAGGCCGCGTAAAAGTGGCCGAGCGCCTGTCCAAACGAAAGGACGTAGCCCTCGAATCCTTCCTGAAAGATGTGAACGAAAAACTGGCGAAAGATGCAATGGTACAAACATTTTTTAAGTACCGCACCCGCGTAGCAAAAGAGGAACTTCGCCAACAGATCGACCAGAAATACTTCACCGGCGCGTATAACAACTATCGCATCGACCTGTATACCTTCGATCAGAACCATACGCCGTTATATAACGACAATGCAGAAACGATGGACGAGTTCGACAGCTTCAAAACCCGTACGGAGAAGCCGTTGATCGCCGATAACAACCTGTATTACGAGGAGCGTAGTTTTAACGATTACAGCTACATTGGTACCCGCGAAGTACGTGAGGACTCTGTATTGCTCGGCTACCTGCGTTTCGTGCTCACGCCGCTGGTCGCGCAGCCGGAGCGGCCTTTCCCAAGTTTATTAGTGGAAGGCAGTAAAACCGGGCAGAACGACGTAAGCTCCATGTATTCGTACGCGGTATATGATAAAAACATACTGGTAAATAACAACAACGACTATCCGTTCCCGGTAAAGCTCTACGCCGCTGATATACCGGCTATGCGTGACAATGTGACCTATGCCGATGAGGATAGTTACTCCAAATTATATTATCGACCTACGCCTGAAAAGCTGGTGATCATTGTAAAGAAAGACAGGAGCTTCGTAGAATTCATGACCTTGTTCGCCTACATGTTCTGCCTCTTCCTGATCATCATCGCCATCTATGCCGTATTCGACCTGCTCATTAAAGCCCGTATGCGCTGGAGCCAGATGAAAGCGCTGCTCAATATCAATATCCGCAAAAAAGTACAGGGTACGATCATTTTCGTGGTAGTATTCGCTTTCATCGTATTGGGTGTAACAACGATCTTATTTTTCATCAACCGTTATCAAACCGAAAATGCAGAACGGCTGAGCCGCAAGATCAATGCCGTAGCGCACGATCTTCAAACAGTATTCCAGCACCGGCTTGAGTTTGATGAGATGGAAATGATCTACGACTCATTGTCGCGCTCCGTCAGCAAACTGGCTGAAAACCACGACGTAGACCTGAACCTCTACGACCGCGACGGCAATCTGCGTTTGACCACGCAGCCGTTGCTGAGCGAAAAAGGCCTCACGGCTAACAAAATCAATCCGATCGCGTATTTCGAGCTCACCCGGTTGAACAAAGTACAATTCATTCAGAACGAAAGGATCGGCCGCATGAACTTCCTCTCCGGTTACATTCCGGTGCGCGATGGCGCTAATATCCTGGCCTACCTGAACGTGCCATCGTTTACGACCGAAACGGAGCTGAACAACCAGATATCCAACTTCCTGGTAGCATTGATCAACTTCAACGCCTTGATATTATTGATCGCCGGCCTGCTCGCGCTCTTTATCACGAATACGATTACACGCTCGTTCTCGTTGGTAACAGACAGGCTGCGCAGCGTAAACCTCGGGCAGCATAACGATGAAATTGAGTGGGATAAGGATGATGAGATAGGCTTGCTGGTGAAGGAATACAACAAAATGGTACGCAAACTCGAAGTGAGCGCCGTCAAACTTGCCCGAAGCGAACGTGAAGGTGCCTGGCGTGAGATGGCGCGGCAAGTGGCCCACGAAATCAAGAACCCGCTCACGCCGATGAAGCTGAGCATTCAATACCTGCAACGCGCGATCGCCAACGATTCTCCGAACGTAAAAGTGTTATCGCAAAACGTAGCAAACACGCTGGTTGAGCAGATCGAGCACCTGTCGAACATCGCGTCCGACTTCTCGGCCTTTGCGCATATTGGTCAGGCCAACAGCGAAGAAATGTCGCTGAACGAGTTGCTTTATTCCCTTACAGGCTTATACCAGGGCCATCCTGGCTGCGCGATCGAGTACGAGCAGCCGGAACGCCAATACACGATTTTCGCGGATAAAACACAAATGAACCGCCTGTTCACCAACCTGCTGCAAAACGCCATCCAGGCCATGCCGGAAGGTAAGCAGGACGGACTCATACGCATCATGCTGCGGCCGTCCCGTATGGGGCATGTGACGGTTAGCGTGGTCGATAATGGCCATGGCATTCCGGCAGATGTGCAGCCAAAAATATTTGTACCCAACTTCACGACTAAGTCATCCGGCACGGGCCTGGGACTGGCGATGTGTAAAAACATCGTGGAACAGGCGAGGGGCGAAATCTGGTTTGAAACGGAAGAAGGGAAGGGGACGACGTTTTTTGTGAAGTTGCCTCTGATAGAGGAATAA
- a CDS encoding YggS family pyridoxal phosphate-dependent enzyme — MAVNLPAYQHITGELAPFNAKLVAVSKIKPASDIMALYKAGQRIFGENYVQEMMEKQALLPTDIQWHFIGHLQSNKVKYITPFVSMIHGIDSTKLLQEISKQALKQQRRIDCLLQIHIAEEETKFGLNEAELTELLTTVAAAPDKFAGVRICGFMGMATNTDNEAQIAKEFHQLKALFDKVKAAYFPSENTFRELSIGMSGDYQLALEAGATLVRIGSRLFGARF; from the coding sequence ATGGCAGTCAATTTACCCGCATATCAACATATCACCGGCGAGTTAGCACCGTTCAATGCAAAGCTGGTCGCAGTTTCTAAGATCAAACCGGCGTCGGACATTATGGCCCTGTACAAAGCCGGACAGCGCATTTTCGGCGAAAACTATGTGCAGGAAATGATGGAAAAACAAGCCCTGTTGCCGACTGACATTCAATGGCATTTCATTGGCCACCTGCAATCGAACAAGGTGAAATACATAACGCCGTTCGTGAGCATGATTCACGGAATCGACAGTACGAAACTGCTGCAGGAGATCAGTAAACAGGCGCTCAAACAGCAACGACGTATCGACTGCCTGTTGCAAATACACATTGCTGAAGAAGAGACCAAGTTCGGCCTGAATGAAGCGGAGCTTACAGAATTGCTTACTACAGTGGCGGCTGCGCCGGATAAGTTTGCTGGCGTAAGGATCTGCGGTTTTATGGGCATGGCGACTAATACGGATAACGAAGCGCAGATCGCGAAGGAGTTTCATCAATTAAAGGCGCTGTTCGATAAAGTGAAGGCTGCGTATTTTCCTTCGGAAAATACATTCCGCGAATTGTCTATTGGCATGAGCGGCGACTATCAACTGGCTTTGGAGGCGGGTGCAACGCTGGTAAGGATTGGGAGCAGGTTGTTTGGGGCGCGGTTTTAG
- a CDS encoding acyl-CoA dehydrogenase, translating into MNFQLTEEHLMIQKAARDFAVTELLPGVIERDEQQKFPAEQIKKLGELGFLGMMVDPKYGGSGMDTISYVLAMEEISKIDASASVVMSVNNSLVCWGLETFGSEEQKQQYLVPLAKGEVIGAFLLSEPEAGSDATSQRTTAFEDGDHYILNGTKNWITNGNSASTYLVIAQTHPEKGSKGINAFIVEKNWPGVTIGAKENKLGIRGSDTHSVMFQDVKVPKANRIGEDGFGFKFAMKTLGGGRIGIASQALGIASGAYELALKYSKERKAFGKEISQHQAIQFKLADMATKIECSRLLCLKAAWLKDQHEDYVLAGSMAKVFASETAMWVTTEAVQVHGGYGYVKEYHVERLMRDAKITQIYEGTSEVQRIVISRSILG; encoded by the coding sequence ATGAATTTTCAATTAACTGAAGAACACCTGATGATACAAAAAGCAGCGCGTGACTTCGCTGTAACGGAACTTTTACCCGGCGTGATAGAACGAGATGAGCAACAGAAATTTCCGGCGGAACAGATCAAAAAACTGGGTGAACTCGGATTTCTCGGTATGATGGTAGACCCCAAATACGGCGGCTCCGGCATGGATACGATCTCTTACGTACTCGCGATGGAAGAGATCTCGAAGATCGACGCATCTGCTTCCGTAGTGATGAGCGTAAACAACTCCCTGGTTTGCTGGGGACTCGAAACATTTGGTTCAGAAGAACAAAAACAACAATACCTCGTGCCCCTCGCCAAAGGTGAGGTGATCGGCGCCTTTTTGCTGAGCGAGCCGGAAGCTGGTTCTGATGCTACTTCGCAGCGTACTACCGCTTTTGAAGACGGCGACCACTACATCCTGAACGGTACCAAAAACTGGATCACGAACGGCAATTCCGCCAGCACTTACCTGGTGATTGCACAAACGCATCCTGAAAAAGGTAGCAAAGGCATTAATGCATTTATCGTAGAAAAGAACTGGCCCGGCGTTACGATCGGAGCTAAAGAAAATAAACTGGGCATCCGCGGCAGCGACACGCATAGTGTTATGTTCCAGGATGTGAAAGTGCCTAAAGCAAACCGCATTGGCGAAGATGGTTTCGGCTTCAAGTTCGCGATGAAAACGCTGGGTGGTGGCCGTATCGGTATTGCCTCGCAGGCGTTGGGTATTGCCAGCGGTGCGTACGAACTGGCATTGAAATACTCCAAAGAAAGGAAAGCTTTCGGTAAGGAGATATCACAGCACCAGGCCATCCAGTTCAAACTGGCGGATATGGCTACGAAGATCGAATGCTCCCGGCTGTTGTGTCTCAAAGCCGCATGGCTGAAGGATCAGCATGAAGATTATGTACTGGCCGGCTCCATGGCCAAAGTATTTGCTTCAGAAACGGCCATGTGGGTAACTACGGAGGCAGTGCAGGTGCACGGCGGTTACGGTTATGTAAAAGAATACCATGTGGAACGACTCATGCGCGATGCTAAAATTACCCAGATATATGAAGGTACTTCTGAGGTACAGCGAATCGTGATCAGCCGCTCTATTCTGGGATAA
- a CDS encoding arginase, whose translation MKNIKIIEVKSEIGAGTRGASLGVDAIKIAALDFMSNFFVHFPSEEIETENKLLFEPIESPFAKRIKGTINMYERVSKSVYETIKANWFPVVLSGDHSTAGATIAGLKLARPKAKLGVIWIDAHADLHTPYTTPSGNMHGMPIATAIAEDNLDCKVHELDDNTTRLWNQLKNIGKIAPKVLPEDIVFISLRDYEKEEEHLIKKYGMKVISTNEVRRKGPEAVARSVFRYLSDCEQIYVSFDVDSLDASISRGTGTPVSNGLREREAQDLISKFMQHRKICCFEITEVNPTLDRENLMAEIAFNILQRSVNVLMMN comes from the coding sequence ATGAAGAATATTAAGATAATAGAGGTGAAGTCGGAAATCGGCGCAGGCACCCGTGGCGCGAGCCTGGGGGTAGATGCGATCAAGATCGCGGCGCTCGATTTCATGAGTAATTTCTTTGTGCACTTCCCTTCCGAAGAAATAGAAACGGAGAATAAACTCCTGTTCGAACCCATTGAATCTCCCTTTGCCAAACGCATCAAGGGTACGATCAATATGTACGAACGAGTGAGTAAAAGTGTATACGAAACGATCAAAGCCAACTGGTTTCCCGTAGTACTTTCCGGTGACCATAGCACTGCAGGCGCTACCATTGCCGGTCTTAAACTGGCGCGCCCCAAAGCTAAATTAGGGGTGATATGGATTGATGCGCATGCTGATCTTCATACGCCTTACACCACACCATCCGGCAATATGCACGGCATGCCCATCGCTACTGCCATCGCGGAAGATAACCTGGATTGTAAGGTGCACGAGCTGGATGATAACACGACGCGGCTCTGGAATCAACTTAAAAACATCGGTAAAATTGCCCCCAAGGTATTACCGGAAGATATCGTTTTCATTTCCCTGCGGGATTATGAAAAGGAAGAGGAGCACCTGATTAAAAAGTACGGCATGAAGGTGATCTCCACCAACGAGGTACGCCGTAAAGGTCCGGAAGCCGTGGCCCGTTCAGTATTCCGCTACCTTAGTGACTGCGAGCAGATTTACGTATCATTTGATGTGGATAGCCTCGATGCGTCCATTTCCCGTGGCACGGGTACGCCGGTAAGCAACGGGTTAAGAGAGCGGGAAGCACAGGATCTTATCTCCAAGTTCATGCAGCACCGCAAAATCTGCTGCTTCGAAATCACGGAAGTAAATCCCACCCTGGACCGTGAGAACCTCATGGCCGAAATTGCGTTCAACATCCTGCAACGCAGTGTGAACGTACTCATGATGAACTAA